A genomic stretch from Pseudomonas alkylphenolica includes:
- a CDS encoding sugar phosphate isomerase/epimerase family protein gives MTTKETLYHIDGPISADFPQISFSTNVYDNPADILGSITDLARHFKAVEFEIGEDAETVFWSLSNDERQTLARQIRQFTEQNEITLTVHAGWWGRQYNLCASDLDERAQAVDCLSAAVDFSRQAGATSVTFHPGYKDQLGNDVLMTNLIEAIKQVTARCDTGDIALCLENMGGQRPKFPVFTVEEHVYFHQQTGCYVTIDVTHLCSLLPYGQSLFEAIATLAPVTRHLHIADLNDTHHQHLPIGEGNLPLSDVLNRFALNGYRGVAVVEEFIPRFSTAYYLEKALAYKAGMQHLLARAQQNIHAG, from the coding sequence CAACCCAGCGGACATTCTTGGCTCGATCACCGACCTGGCCAGGCACTTCAAGGCGGTCGAATTCGAAATCGGTGAAGACGCCGAAACTGTATTCTGGTCCTTGAGCAACGATGAACGACAGACGCTGGCCCGGCAGATCCGTCAGTTTACCGAGCAAAATGAGATCACCCTGACGGTTCATGCCGGTTGGTGGGGGCGTCAGTACAACCTCTGCGCCAGTGATCTGGATGAGCGTGCACAAGCAGTGGACTGCTTGAGCGCGGCGGTGGACTTTTCACGTCAAGCCGGCGCGACCAGCGTCACATTTCATCCCGGCTACAAGGACCAGCTGGGCAACGACGTGCTGATGACGAACCTGATCGAGGCCATCAAGCAGGTCACGGCGCGTTGTGACACAGGGGATATCGCGCTGTGTCTGGAAAACATGGGGGGCCAGCGTCCGAAGTTTCCGGTGTTCACCGTCGAAGAGCATGTGTACTTCCATCAGCAGACCGGCTGCTACGTGACCATAGATGTAACCCATTTATGTTCCTTGCTGCCTTATGGACAGAGCCTGTTTGAGGCCATCGCGACACTGGCGCCGGTCACCCGCCACCTGCACATTGCCGACCTCAACGACACCCACCACCAGCACTTGCCAATTGGCGAAGGCAATTTGCCCTTGAGCGATGTATTGAACCGCTTCGCGCTCAACGGCTATCGCGGTGTGGCAGTGGTGGAAGAGTTCATTCCGCGCTTTTCCACCGCGTACTATCTGGAAAAGGCCTTGGCCTACAAAGCTGGCATGCAACACCTGCTCGCCAGGGCTCAGCAAAACATCCATGCCGGTTGA
- a CDS encoding AzlC family ABC transporter permease, whose protein sequence is MPVEPARLERAPRSEIASGIRDALPFVFSLSLTFTLIGMLGRRHGLDLPAMVVFSGTVMASPLQLTLLETPAHLLNAFGVLVSALSINLRFLIFTLSLKSSLKGAKTAFVPALAVMANAAFTLMSIRKELQPISRPYANTVCFTLYAAALLGTMAGYCFASLADSALMDDVSVVIAIFISASLGKMARERHSFHAQWIAGLTTAASLLWLGQISLMLVLAVTMVASYAYDRT, encoded by the coding sequence ATGCCGGTTGAGCCTGCACGACTCGAACGTGCGCCACGCAGCGAGATTGCGTCTGGCATCCGCGATGCGTTGCCGTTCGTGTTCTCGCTGTCGCTGACGTTCACCCTGATCGGCATGCTCGGGCGGCGCCATGGCCTGGATCTACCGGCGATGGTGGTGTTCAGCGGCACGGTGATGGCTTCGCCGCTGCAGCTCACTTTGCTGGAGACACCTGCGCATCTGTTGAACGCGTTTGGCGTTCTGGTATCGGCGCTGAGTATCAATCTGCGGTTTCTGATCTTCACCCTGAGCCTGAAGTCCAGCCTCAAAGGTGCAAAAACAGCGTTCGTTCCGGCACTGGCGGTGATGGCCAATGCGGCCTTCACCCTCATGTCGATACGCAAGGAACTGCAGCCGATCAGCCGCCCCTACGCGAACACTGTGTGCTTCACGCTGTACGCCGCCGCGCTACTTGGCACCATGGCCGGTTATTGCTTCGCCAGTCTGGCCGACAGTGCGCTGATGGATGACGTCAGCGTAGTGATCGCGATCTTCATCAGCGCCTCGCTGGGCAAGATGGCCCGCGAGCGCCACAGCTTCCACGCCCAATGGATCGCCGGGCTGACCACTGCCGCGAGTCTGCTGTGGCTGGGGCAGATCAGTCTGATGCTGGTCCTCGCCGTTACCATGGTGGCGAGTTATGCCTATGACCGAACCTAG
- a CDS encoding CbtB domain-containing protein, producing the protein MPISTASHSAVTPSSLSQRLLVAVGASLLGLCLVYFAGFSHIEAVHNAAHDTRHSAAFPCH; encoded by the coding sequence ATGCCTATCAGTACCGCCAGTCACTCCGCCGTTACCCCGTCAAGCCTCAGTCAGCGCCTGCTGGTTGCCGTCGGTGCCTCGCTGCTGGGCCTGTGCCTGGTCTACTTTGCCGGTTTCTCGCACATCGAAGCGGTGCACAATGCCGCCCACGATACCCGCCACAGCGCCGCCTTCCCTTGCCACTGA
- a CDS encoding CbtA family protein has protein sequence MIKRIASTAGFAGLLAALLLTLLQSFWVAPLILQAETYESAAPAVEAHEHAPGVAADHHHDSEAWAPEDGWQRVLSTTGGNLVVAVGFALILAALYTLRAPNSVVSGALWGLGGFAVFCLAPTLGLPPELPGTAAADLAQRQAWWVGTAAATAVGLGLIVFAHNWLLKALGVVLLVVPHVIGAPQPEVHEMLAPEALEAEFKVASLLTNAAFWLALGLISAWLFRRPNQA, from the coding sequence ATGATCAAGCGTATTGCCAGTACCGCAGGGTTTGCCGGCCTGCTGGCCGCCCTGCTGTTGACCCTGCTGCAAAGCTTCTGGGTCGCGCCGCTGATTCTCCAGGCGGAAACCTATGAAAGCGCAGCGCCTGCGGTTGAAGCGCATGAACATGCCCCTGGCGTGGCTGCCGATCACCACCACGACAGCGAAGCCTGGGCACCGGAAGACGGCTGGCAACGGGTACTGTCGACCACGGGTGGTAACCTGGTGGTCGCCGTCGGCTTTGCCCTGATCCTCGCTGCGCTGTATACCCTGCGCGCGCCAAACAGCGTGGTCAGTGGCGCACTGTGGGGCCTGGGTGGCTTTGCCGTGTTCTGCCTGGCGCCTACTCTGGGCCTGCCACCAGAACTGCCAGGTACTGCTGCAGCCGATCTGGCCCAGCGCCAGGCCTGGTGGGTAGGTACCGCAGCAGCCACCGCCGTCGGGCTTGGCTTGATCGTGTTCGCCCACAACTGGCTGCTTAAAGCGCTGGGCGTGGTACTGCTGGTGGTGCCTCATGTGATTGGCGCACCGCAACCTGAAGTGCACGAAATGCTTGCCCCAGAGGCGCTGGAAGCCGAATTCAAGGTCGCCTCCCTGCTGACCAACGCCGCGTTCTGGCTGGCCCTGGGCCTGATCAGTGCCTGGTTGTTCCGTCGCCCGAACCAGGCCTGA
- a CDS encoding cobalamin biosynthesis protein, whose amino-acid sequence MHLFVGLGCRRGCPADTLGHLLEQTLKAHDLPLSAVAGLASIDLKHDEPGLQQLARRLKVPLLFFSATQLAAYEPRLSHRSAVAYQHSGCYGASESAALALAEHLAGPAQLRVTRTLLADASLALATTTGFGG is encoded by the coding sequence ATGCACCTGTTCGTCGGCCTGGGTTGCCGACGGGGTTGCCCCGCCGACACCCTGGGCCACCTGCTGGAGCAGACCCTCAAGGCCCACGACTTGCCGCTGAGCGCAGTCGCGGGCCTTGCCAGTATCGACCTCAAGCACGACGAACCCGGGCTGCAACAACTGGCCCGGCGCCTCAAGGTGCCTCTGCTATTCTTCAGCGCCACACAACTGGCCGCCTACGAGCCGCGCCTGAGCCATCGCTCGGCCGTCGCCTACCAGCACAGCGGTTGCTATGGCGCCTCCGAAAGCGCGGCACTGGCGCTGGCCGAGCACCTCGCAGGCCCGGCACAATTGCGCGTTACCCGTACCCTATTGGCCGACGCCAGCCTGGCATTGGCTACAACCACAGGCTTTGGCGGATAA
- the cobM gene encoding precorrin-4 C(11)-methyltransferase — protein MTVYFIGAGPGDPELITVKGQRLIHRCPVIIYAGSLVPAAVLEGHRAETVINSAELHLAEIIEAIKQAHERGQDVARVHSGDPSLYGAIGEQIRYLRELGIPYEIIPGVTAVAASAALLGCELTLPDIAQTVILTRYGDKSPMPAGEQLADLARHRSTLAIHLGVKHLEKIVEELRPHYGGDCPIAVVHRATWPDQDWVLDTLDGIVQQVQAKGFRRTALILVGRVLASDSFSESALYRASHAHLYRP, from the coding sequence ATGACCGTCTATTTCATCGGTGCCGGCCCCGGCGATCCCGAGCTGATCACCGTCAAGGGCCAGCGTCTGATCCATCGCTGCCCGGTAATCATCTATGCCGGCTCCCTGGTACCGGCGGCGGTGCTCGAAGGGCATCGCGCCGAGACAGTCATCAACAGTGCCGAGCTGCATCTGGCCGAGATCATCGAGGCGATCAAGCAGGCGCACGAGCGGGGCCAGGATGTGGCCCGGGTACACAGCGGCGACCCCAGCCTATACGGCGCCATCGGTGAACAGATCCGCTACCTGCGCGAACTGGGTATTCCCTACGAGATCATCCCGGGGGTTACCGCCGTGGCCGCCAGCGCCGCCCTGCTCGGCTGCGAACTGACGCTGCCGGACATCGCCCAGACCGTGATTCTCACCCGCTACGGCGACAAATCGCCAATGCCCGCAGGTGAGCAACTGGCCGACCTCGCCCGCCATCGCAGCACCCTGGCGATTCACCTGGGGGTCAAGCACCTGGAGAAGATCGTCGAAGAACTGCGCCCGCATTACGGCGGTGACTGCCCGATTGCGGTGGTCCATCGCGCTACCTGGCCGGACCAGGACTGGGTGCTGGATACCCTTGATGGTATTGTCCAGCAGGTGCAGGCCAAGGGTTTTCGCCGTACCGCACTGATCCTGGTCGGCCGGGTACTGGCCAGTGACAGCTTTTCCGAGTCGGCGCTGTACCGCGCCAGCCATGCCCATCTCTATCGCCCCTGA
- a CDS encoding DUF1272 domain-containing protein, with protein sequence MLELRPNCECCGGDLPGDSQDALICSFECTFCKDCNERQLKGQCPNCGGELVRRPSRAAEKLVKYPASSKRIVKEQGCPTH encoded by the coding sequence ATGCTCGAATTGCGCCCCAACTGTGAATGCTGCGGTGGTGACCTGCCCGGCGACAGCCAGGATGCACTGATCTGCTCGTTCGAATGCACGTTTTGCAAGGACTGCAATGAGCGTCAGCTCAAGGGCCAGTGCCCCAACTGTGGTGGTGAACTGGTGAGGCGACCGTCACGGGCGGCAGAGAAGCTGGTGAAGTATCCGGCGTCGAGTAAACGGATCGTCAAGGAACAAGGCTGCCCGACCCACTGA
- a CDS encoding CsgG/HfaB family protein produces the protein MKRILTALLIFAVLQGCNLRKPMPAEQDSESPTLTPRASTYYDLLNMPRPKGRLMAVVYGFRDQTGQYKPTPASSFSTSVTQGAASMLMDALQASGWFVVLEREGLQNLLTERKIIRASQKKPDTPVNIQGELPPLQAANLMLEGGIIAYDTNVRSGGEGARYLGIDISREYRVDQVSVNLRAVDVRSGQVLANVMTSKTIYSVGRSAGVFKFIEFKKLLEAEVGYTTNEPAQLCVLSAIESAVGHLLAQGIERRLWQVAGDDSGDKATLDKYLSQYQTP, from the coding sequence ATGAAACGAATTCTGACCGCACTGCTGATCTTCGCTGTTCTGCAAGGCTGCAACCTGCGCAAACCGATGCCGGCCGAGCAGGACAGTGAAAGCCCGACGCTGACCCCGCGGGCTTCGACCTACTACGACCTGCTCAACATGCCGCGGCCCAAAGGCCGGCTGATGGCGGTGGTGTATGGTTTCCGTGACCAGACCGGGCAATACAAGCCAACCCCGGCCAGCTCGTTCTCGACCAGCGTCACCCAGGGCGCGGCGAGCATGCTGATGGACGCCCTGCAGGCCAGCGGCTGGTTTGTGGTGCTGGAGCGCGAAGGGCTGCAGAACCTGCTGACCGAGCGCAAGATCATCCGTGCGTCGCAGAAAAAACCGGACACGCCGGTGAACATCCAGGGCGAACTGCCACCGCTGCAGGCGGCCAACCTGATGCTTGAAGGCGGCATCATCGCCTACGACACCAACGTGCGCAGTGGCGGCGAGGGCGCGCGCTACCTGGGTATCGATATCTCCCGCGAGTACCGGGTCGATCAGGTGTCGGTCAACCTGCGGGCCGTGGATGTGCGCAGCGGTCAGGTGCTGGCCAACGTCATGACCAGCAAGACCATCTACTCGGTCGGCCGCAGCGCCGGGGTGTTCAAGTTCATCGAGTTCAAGAAACTGCTCGAAGCCGAGGTCGGCTATACCACCAACGAACCGGCGCAGCTGTGTGTGCTGTCGGCCATCGAATCGGCGGTGGGGCATCTGCTGGCCCAAGGTATCGAGCGGCGCTTGTGGCAAGTGGCGGGCGACGATAGCGGTGACAAGGCGACCCTGGACAAGTACCTGAGCCAGTATCAAACCCCATGA
- a CDS encoding curli assembly protein CsgF, whose protein sequence is MNNNNTRRLASLVLLTALGSQAGATELVYTPINPAFGGNPLNGTWLLNNAQAQNDHEDPAIKDRASALAGTSSLERFTSQLESRLLSQLLNNINNGTTGSLQTDAFIINVLDDSGALTIQITDRATGEISEVLVNGLNP, encoded by the coding sequence ATGAATAACAACAATACCCGCCGCCTGGCCTCCCTGGTTCTGCTGACTGCCCTGGGCAGCCAGGCCGGTGCCACCGAACTTGTGTACACCCCCATCAACCCCGCATTTGGCGGCAACCCGCTGAACGGCACCTGGTTGCTCAACAACGCCCAGGCCCAGAACGACCACGAAGACCCGGCGATCAAGGACCGTGCCTCGGCGCTTGCCGGTACGTCATCCCTGGAACGCTTCACCAGCCAGCTCGAGTCGCGGCTGCTGTCGCAATTGCTCAACAACATCAATAACGGCACCACCGGCAGCCTGCAGACAGACGCCTTTATCATCAACGTGCTCGATGACTCTGGGGCCTTGACCATCCAGATCACCGACCGTGCAACAGGCGAAATTTCAGAAGTTCTGGTGAACGGCCTGAACCCTTGA
- the csgE gene encoding curli production assembly/transport protein CsgE has translation MNRQLTACALALVLLAGTARGGAEDEMMGFIVDNTISHIGHDFYYSFAERLRATSRLDFNLVVRERPDARWGSLVTVEYEQRVVYRRFLPPNTTELKDAAYEAADLVKEQIIQRKLQMLLQDTTDLERDEL, from the coding sequence ATGAACCGCCAACTGACCGCCTGCGCCCTGGCTCTGGTGCTGCTGGCCGGCACTGCCCGGGGCGGCGCCGAGGACGAGATGATGGGCTTTATCGTCGACAACACCATCTCGCACATCGGCCACGACTTCTATTACAGCTTTGCCGAGCGGCTGCGTGCCACCAGCCGCCTGGATTTCAACCTGGTGGTACGGGAACGGCCGGACGCACGCTGGGGCAGCCTGGTGACGGTCGAGTATGAACAACGCGTGGTCTACCGGCGCTTTCTGCCACCCAACACCACCGAGCTGAAGGACGCCGCGTATGAGGCGGCTGACCTGGTCAAGGAGCAGATCATCCAGCGCAAGCTGCAGATGCTGCTGCAGGACACCACCGATCTTGAGAGGGACGAGCTATGA
- a CDS encoding type II secretion system protein, which produces MAAYMPSGSAAEAGFTYLGVLLLIAVTGIALGSTVTLWSTQALRERERDLLWVGSQYAQALRSYYRDSPGLAQYPQTLDELLEDPRYPNLKRHLRRLYPDPITGSDDWGLLRSIDGRITGVYSRSDLTPLKQTGFAAQWSDFEGLEHYSDWQFVAEKAFSESAAGGRKGLTQGAGQ; this is translated from the coding sequence ATGGCAGCTTATATGCCGAGTGGTAGCGCCGCCGAGGCGGGCTTCACTTACCTGGGAGTGCTGTTGCTGATTGCTGTGACCGGCATCGCGCTGGGCTCGACCGTCACCCTGTGGTCGACCCAGGCCCTGCGCGAACGTGAACGCGACCTGCTCTGGGTCGGTAGCCAGTATGCTCAGGCGCTGCGCAGCTACTATCGCGATTCGCCAGGCCTGGCCCAGTACCCGCAGACCCTGGACGAACTGCTCGAGGACCCGCGCTATCCCAACCTCAAGCGCCACCTGCGCCGCTTGTACCCCGACCCGATCACTGGAAGCGACGACTGGGGATTGCTGCGCTCCATCGACGGACGTATCACCGGAGTCTATAGCCGGTCCGATCTGACGCCGCTGAAACAGACCGGCTTTGCCGCTCAGTGGTCGGACTTTGAAGGCCTGGAACACTATTCCGACTGGCAGTTCGTGGCCGAGAAAGCCTTCTCCGAATCCGCCGCCGGTGGTCGCAAGGGCCTGACCCAGGGAGCAGGGCAATGA
- a CDS encoding type II secretion system protein, producing the protein MRRNQGFTLIELLVVMAIIATLMTIAMPRYFQSLETSREATLRQSLAVMREALDHYYGDTGRYPESLEQLVEQRYLRNAPLDPITERRDGWQVVAPPEGVGGSVADIKSGATGRARDGSLYAEW; encoded by the coding sequence ATGCGACGCAACCAAGGCTTTACCCTGATCGAGTTGCTGGTGGTGATGGCGATCATCGCCACGCTGATGACCATTGCCATGCCGCGCTACTTCCAGAGCCTGGAAACCTCGCGCGAGGCCACCCTGCGGCAAAGCCTGGCGGTGATGCGCGAAGCCCTGGATCACTACTACGGCGACACCGGGCGATATCCCGAGTCGCTGGAGCAACTGGTCGAACAGCGTTATCTGCGCAACGCCCCGCTGGACCCGATCACCGAGCGCCGTGACGGCTGGCAGGTGGTAGCGCCACCGGAAGGTGTGGGTGGTTCGGTGGCCGATATCAAGAGCGGTGCAACCGGGAGGGCGCGTGATGGCAGCTTATATGCCGAGTGGTAG
- a CDS encoding prepilin-type N-terminal cleavage/methylation domain-containing protein, with protein MKRSMAGFSLIEVMLTLALLGLLASIAAPLTETLVRRGKEQELKTALYQLRDAIDAYKRAFDAGYIEKSLNATGYPPSLQVLVDGVRDVRSAKGAKFYFLRRIPHDPLLSHKKDDEGGWGLRAYDSSAQSPREGEDVFDVYSKAPGKGLNGIAYGQW; from the coding sequence ATGAAACGCTCGATGGCAGGTTTCAGCCTGATCGAAGTGATGTTGACCCTGGCGCTGCTCGGGTTGCTCGCCTCGATTGCCGCACCGCTGACCGAAACCCTGGTACGCCGGGGCAAGGAGCAGGAGCTGAAAACCGCGCTGTATCAGCTCCGCGATGCCATCGACGCCTACAAACGCGCCTTCGACGCCGGCTACATCGAGAAATCGCTGAATGCCACCGGTTACCCACCGAGCCTGCAGGTGCTGGTGGACGGTGTGCGCGATGTGCGCAGCGCCAAAGGGGCCAAGTTCTATTTCCTGCGGCGCATCCCCCACGACCCGTTGCTCAGCCACAAGAAAGACGACGAAGGGGGTTGGGGGCTGCGTGCTTACGACAGTTCGGCGCAAAGCCCGCGTGAAGGGGAGGACGTCTTCGACGTTTACTCCAAGGCGCCGGGCAAGGGCCTTAACGGCATCGCCTACGGACAATGGTGA
- a CDS encoding secretin N-terminal domain-containing protein — translation MISSRHCNKAPYLMLALCVALAGCGTSGVRKDGQALIAEGQYEAGISMLEEALKENPRDTELNIAVIQGRRQSVEALLTQADSDRSRHDFAGARMGYGRVLTLEPNNRRAQEAVRQIEQIGNINERVALGQAALRQGDLFGAERHMREVLLLDPQNQDGLALRKDIELVQSRTAQPNPQLRTKMERPVTLEFRDANLKTIFEVLSQVAGLNFIFDKDMRPDMKATIFVRDVRIEDAVALLLEQNQLHQKVVNDNTLLIYPDSPQKTKDYQELVMRTFYLTSIDSNTALNMVKTMLKTRDVFVDERLNTLTMRDTPDAVRMAEKLLQSQDQSNPEVVLEVEVMEVARSRILELGLQWPNTFGVLNEDGKSVETLDQLRGINSSRITISPSPQAKINAQDNDINTLASPVIRVSNREQARIHIGQRVPIVSATSVPSTQGPVITESITYLDVGLKLEVTPVVHLNNEVAIKVSLEVSNAKPLEPTRQGTIPVQVDTRNAQTSLRLHDGETQVLAGLVRNDDGASGNKIPLLGDIPGLGRLFGSNRNDKSQSELVLSITPRIVRNLPYQSPSDMEFPSGTETSMQIRNLNRPIEVDDEQPLAAAPTAVRP, via the coding sequence ATGATTTCGTCCAGGCACTGCAACAAGGCGCCATACCTGATGCTTGCACTTTGCGTTGCCCTGGCCGGTTGCGGCACCAGTGGCGTGCGCAAGGATGGCCAGGCGTTGATCGCTGAAGGGCAATACGAAGCAGGTATCTCCATGCTCGAGGAGGCACTCAAGGAGAATCCACGCGACACCGAGCTGAACATCGCCGTGATCCAGGGGCGTCGCCAGTCGGTTGAAGCCTTGCTGACCCAGGCCGACAGCGACCGCAGCCGCCATGATTTTGCGGGGGCGCGCATGGGCTACGGGCGAGTGCTGACCCTGGAACCCAACAACCGCCGCGCCCAGGAAGCGGTACGCCAGATCGAACAGATCGGCAACATCAATGAGCGCGTGGCCCTCGGCCAGGCGGCACTGCGCCAAGGCGATCTGTTTGGCGCCGAGCGGCACATGCGCGAAGTGCTCCTGCTCGATCCGCAGAACCAGGATGGCCTGGCCCTGCGCAAGGACATCGAGTTGGTACAGAGCCGCACCGCGCAGCCCAACCCGCAACTGCGGACCAAGATGGAACGCCCGGTAACCCTGGAATTTCGTGACGCCAACCTGAAAACCATCTTCGAGGTGCTGTCGCAGGTGGCCGGGCTCAACTTCATCTTCGACAAGGACATGCGTCCGGACATGAAGGCCACCATCTTCGTGCGCGATGTGCGCATTGAAGATGCCGTGGCGCTGTTGCTGGAGCAGAACCAGCTGCACCAGAAAGTGGTGAACGACAACACCTTGCTGATCTACCCGGACTCGCCGCAGAAGACCAAGGATTACCAGGAACTGGTGATGCGCACCTTCTACCTGACCAGCATCGATTCCAACACCGCGCTGAACATGGTCAAGACCATGCTCAAGACCCGCGATGTGTTCGTCGATGAGCGCCTCAATACCCTGACCATGCGCGATACCCCCGACGCCGTGCGCATGGCCGAGAAACTGCTGCAGTCGCAAGATCAGTCCAACCCGGAAGTGGTGCTGGAAGTGGAAGTGATGGAGGTAGCCCGCTCGCGGATCCTCGAACTCGGTCTGCAGTGGCCCAATACCTTCGGGGTGCTCAACGAAGACGGCAAGTCCGTGGAAACGCTCGATCAGTTGCGCGGCATCAACTCCTCGCGCATTACCATCTCGCCGTCGCCGCAGGCCAAGATCAACGCCCAGGACAACGACATCAACACCCTGGCAAGCCCGGTGATCCGCGTCAGCAACCGCGAGCAGGCGCGTATCCACATCGGTCAGCGGGTGCCGATTGTCAGCGCCACGTCGGTCCCTTCGACCCAAGGACCGGTGATCACCGAGAGCATCACCTACCTGGATGTCGGTCTCAAACTCGAAGTCACCCCGGTGGTGCACCTGAACAACGAAGTAGCGATCAAGGTGTCCCTGGAAGTCAGCAACGCCAAGCCGCTGGAACCGACTCGCCAGGGCACCATTCCGGTTCAGGTCGACACCCGCAACGCCCAGACCAGCCTGCGTCTGCATGACGGCGAAACCCAGGTGCTGGCGGGGCTGGTACGCAATGACGACGGTGCCAGCGGCAACAAAATTCCGTTGCTCGGCGACATCCCCGGGCTGGGACGGCTGTTTGGCAGCAACCGTAATGACAAGAGCCAGTCGGAGCTGGTGCTGTCGATTACCCCGCGCATCGTGCGCAACCTGCCGTACCAGAGCCCGTCGGACATGGAGTTCCCGTCCGGCACCGAAACCAGCATGCAGATCCGCAACCTCAATCGCCCGATCGAGGTCGACGACGAGCAGCCGCTGGCCGCTGCGCCTACTGCGGTGAGGCCTTAA
- the pilO gene encoding type 4a pilus biogenesis protein PilO — MRIHSLILHERARQLGVVGLAGGALVLLALLYGAAVVLPQWQQLQQQQLRSEDAQAQLQQFKRGDLKLPQVPQRELEDFHKQLPAQPQATVAIDRIYSLAKAERISLARGEYALGVDPKTQLARYQILLPVRGSYPQIRRFVHALLGQLPALVLEDVDLQRKKIGDSELTGRLRMTLYLSRS, encoded by the coding sequence ATGCGCATCCATAGCCTGATTCTTCATGAGCGTGCACGGCAGCTGGGTGTGGTTGGCCTGGCGGGCGGTGCGCTGGTCCTGCTGGCCTTGCTGTATGGCGCAGCGGTGGTGCTGCCGCAATGGCAGCAGTTGCAACAGCAGCAGCTGCGTAGCGAAGACGCTCAAGCGCAGTTGCAGCAGTTCAAACGTGGTGACCTGAAACTGCCGCAGGTGCCTCAGCGTGAACTGGAAGACTTCCACAAACAGCTGCCGGCCCAGCCTCAGGCCACCGTGGCCATCGACCGCATCTACAGCCTGGCCAAGGCCGAGCGCATCAGCCTGGCCCGCGGCGAGTACGCCCTGGGCGTCGATCCTAAGACCCAGCTGGCGCGCTACCAGATTCTCTTGCCGGTACGCGGCAGCTACCCGCAGATCCGCCGCTTCGTGCATGCCTTGCTCGGCCAGTTGCCGGCCCTGGTGCTTGAAGACGTCGACCTGCAGCGCAAGAAAATCGGCGACAGCGAGCTGACCGGTCGCCTGCGTATGACCCTTTATCTGTCGAGGTCATGA
- a CDS encoding PilN domain-containing protein — protein sequence MRRLELDFQPRRTALSAWVLLAAGVGLLAGALVLAQGFGQQQAALDQQLEAFERQLGKRPEHVASLTPAQSREQAEKLAQMRSVSQQLQRPWERLFDMLEALPQDDVALLTLTPDARKGQVRISAEARDLEAMLTFHKRLEASGELRDVSLLNHEIMAKQAEHPVQFNLSATWEIGNAHP from the coding sequence ATGCGCCGCCTGGAGCTGGACTTTCAGCCACGGCGCACGGCGCTCTCGGCCTGGGTGCTGCTGGCGGCCGGTGTCGGTCTGCTGGCTGGCGCCCTGGTCCTGGCACAAGGTTTCGGCCAGCAACAGGCGGCGCTCGATCAACAGCTGGAGGCGTTCGAGCGGCAACTGGGCAAGCGCCCTGAGCACGTCGCGTCGCTGACCCCGGCGCAGAGCCGCGAGCAAGCCGAGAAGCTGGCGCAGATGCGCAGTGTCTCGCAGCAGCTGCAGCGGCCCTGGGAACGTCTGTTCGACATGCTTGAAGCCCTGCCGCAGGACGACGTGGCGCTACTGACCCTGACCCCCGATGCACGTAAGGGCCAGGTTCGTATCAGCGCCGAGGCCCGCGACCTGGAAGCCATGCTGACCTTCCACAAGCGTCTGGAAGCCAGCGGCGAGCTGCGCGATGTGTCGTTGCTCAATCACGAAATCATGGCCAAACAGGCCGAGCATCCTGTGCAGTTCAACCTGTCCGCCACCTGGGAGATCGGCAATGCGCATCCATAG